The Solibacillus sp. FSL W7-1464 genome contains a region encoding:
- a CDS encoding M23 family metallopeptidase, whose product MREVKQKPSQKPVMQRRWFWPAVYGGMAVMIVAVIFSFNALFESQNEQELMEEVSAPSDQSIVPTTATVTENLKYPFKEEYLNEVTILQDFYDVSKDEATRENSLLVFNQVFTTSTGVSIAINSEPFEVVAAMSGEVTEVKMDAFTGNSITITHQNGMQTRYNSVADILVKQGDQVSQGDQLATSQENEWNPNIGVHLHFEVLEDGVLVDPNKYLSF is encoded by the coding sequence ATGAGAGAAGTTAAACAAAAGCCTTCTCAGAAACCAGTTATGCAAAGACGGTGGTTTTGGCCGGCTGTATACGGTGGTATGGCAGTAATGATTGTGGCCGTTATTTTTAGTTTTAATGCATTGTTCGAAAGTCAGAACGAACAGGAACTAATGGAAGAAGTTTCTGCACCATCCGATCAGTCGATTGTTCCAACAACAGCGACTGTTACGGAAAATTTGAAGTACCCGTTCAAAGAAGAATACTTAAATGAAGTAACGATTTTACAGGATTTTTATGACGTCTCAAAAGATGAAGCAACACGTGAAAACTCACTGCTTGTATTTAATCAAGTGTTCACAACATCTACAGGGGTCTCTATCGCAATTAACAGCGAGCCATTTGAAGTTGTTGCAGCAATGAGCGGTGAAGTGACAGAAGTAAAAATGGATGCATTTACAGGCAACAGCATTACAATTACACACCAAAATGGTATGCAAACACGCTATAACTCCGTGGCAGATATTCTTGTAAAACAAGGCGATCAAGTTTCACAAGGAGATCAGCTTGCTACTTCACAGGAAAATGAATGGAATCCAAACATTGGCGTTCATTTACACTTTGAAGTATTGGAAGATGGTGTACTGGTGGATCCGAACAAATATTTATCCTTTTGA
- a CDS encoding sporulation transcriptional regulator SpoIIID produces the protein MHEHIRQRCVRLGELLVETGETVRALAKMTGFSKSTVHKDLTERLKQVNEPLALQVQQVLTYNKSIRHLRGGEATRKKWITKQQEKSI, from the coding sequence GTGCACGAACATATTCGGCAACGCTGCGTTCGTTTGGGTGAACTGTTGGTAGAGACAGGTGAAACCGTGCGTGCACTCGCGAAAATGACGGGATTCTCTAAAAGTACTGTACACAAAGATTTGACAGAGCGGCTAAAACAAGTGAATGAACCACTTGCGCTACAAGTACAACAAGTTTTAACCTATAACAAATCGATTCGCCATTTACGCGGTGGTGAAGCAACACGTAAAAAGTGGATTACAAAGCAACAGGAAAAAAGCATTTAG
- a CDS encoding rod shape-determining protein has protein sequence MFSKDIGIDLGTANVLIHLKGKGIVLNEPSVVAIDKKTNKVLAVGEEARQMVGRTPGNIIAIRPLKDGVIADFDVTEAMLKHFINKLDVKGFLSKPRILICCPTNITSVEQKAIREAAEKSGGKKVYLEEEPKVAAIGAGMDIFQPSGNMVVDIGGGTTDVAVLSMGDIVTSESIKVAGDVFDNDILQYIKKEYKLLIGERTAENIKTTIGTVFPGGRDDTMDIRGRDMVTGLPRTIEINSEEIEHALHESVSLIVQAAKDVLEKTPPELSADIIDRGVILTGGGALLHGIDQLLIEELKVPVFVAENPMDCVAVGTGIMLDNIDRAINK, from the coding sequence ATGTTTTCTAAAGATATTGGGATTGATTTAGGTACTGCAAATGTTCTGATTCATTTAAAAGGCAAAGGGATTGTTTTGAATGAGCCATCTGTAGTAGCAATCGATAAAAAGACAAATAAAGTGTTGGCAGTCGGTGAAGAGGCACGTCAAATGGTGGGACGTACTCCGGGAAATATTATCGCGATTCGTCCATTAAAGGATGGTGTGATTGCGGATTTTGATGTAACAGAAGCGATGCTAAAACATTTTATCAATAAATTGGACGTTAAAGGTTTCTTATCAAAGCCCCGTATTTTAATTTGCTGTCCGACGAATATTACTTCGGTAGAGCAAAAAGCAATTCGTGAAGCAGCTGAAAAATCAGGCGGCAAAAAGGTTTATTTGGAAGAGGAGCCTAAAGTAGCAGCAATCGGCGCAGGTATGGATATTTTCCAGCCAAGCGGTAATATGGTCGTTGATATCGGTGGAGGTACAACGGATGTAGCAGTATTATCAATGGGTGATATCGTAACGAGCGAATCGATTAAAGTTGCTGGTGATGTATTCGATAATGATATATTGCAATACATAAAGAAAGAATACAAGCTGCTGATCGGCGAACGTACAGCGGAAAATATTAAAACAACAATCGGTACAGTGTTCCCTGGCGGACGCGACGATACAATGGATATCCGTGGCCGTGATATGGTTACGGGCTTGCCAAGAACAATCGAAATCAATTCGGAAGAGATTGAGCACGCATTGCATGAATCAGTTAGTTTGATTGTACAGGCAGCAAAAGACGTACTGGAAAAAACACCACCTGAATTATCGGCTGACATCATCGATCGAGGCGTTATTTTAACAGGTGGCGGTGCGTTATTGCATGGCATTGATCAGCTGTTAATCGAAGAGCTGAAAGTACCTGTATTCGTGGCGGAAAACCCAATGGATTGTGTGGCAGTTGGGACTGGAATCATGCTGGATAATATCGATCGCGCGATAAATAAATAA
- a CDS encoding flagellar hook-basal body protein, translating to MFKGFYTVATGMVAQQRKTEILTNNMANANTPGFKSDQTTIRSFPDMLMSAVNSTTIPTQNGFQVKNLNPVGAVNAGVYLQETMPNQAQGQIYSTGLNTDIALINSTMPTDETSGNSGQIFFRLENESGTESYTRNGNFTLDGQGNLVNPQGLFVLDGNGERLQFDNDNIRISSDGAIFDGNDVQIGTLGVAFSENPDVLVKRDNGLFNTLDGIDLPSAYGQENVQFSMQQQYLEGSNVDASKAMTDLLTAYRAFEANQKVLQAYDKSMEKAVNEIGRVN from the coding sequence GTGTTTAAAGGTTTTTATACAGTAGCTACAGGAATGGTTGCACAACAACGTAAAACAGAAATTTTAACGAATAATATGGCGAATGCCAATACACCTGGTTTTAAATCAGATCAAACGACAATTCGTTCTTTTCCGGATATGTTGATGTCAGCTGTGAATTCGACAACAATTCCGACACAAAACGGGTTTCAAGTAAAGAATCTTAATCCGGTTGGTGCGGTGAATGCAGGTGTTTATCTACAGGAAACAATGCCAAACCAAGCACAGGGTCAGATTTATTCAACAGGTTTAAATACAGATATCGCATTGATCAACAGTACGATGCCTACTGACGAAACATCTGGAAATTCCGGACAAATTTTCTTCCGCTTAGAAAATGAATCTGGAACAGAAAGCTATACACGTAACGGGAATTTCACGCTGGACGGGCAGGGTAACTTAGTAAACCCTCAAGGACTGTTCGTATTGGATGGGAATGGGGAACGCCTGCAGTTTGATAACGATAATATCCGCATCAGTTCAGATGGGGCGATTTTTGACGGAAATGATGTACAGATCGGCACATTAGGTGTGGCATTTTCCGAAAATCCGGACGTACTTGTAAAGCGTGATAATGGGTTATTTAATACATTGGATGGCATCGATCTTCCATCTGCCTATGGTCAGGAAAATGTACAGTTTTCGATGCAACAGCAATATTTAGAAGGCTCCAATGTTGATGCTTCTAAAGCAATGACAGATCTATTGACTGCATACCGCGCATTTGAAGCAAACCAAAAAGTGCTTCAGGCATACGATAAGAGCATGGAAAAAGCAGTAAATGAAATTGGACGAGTTAATTAA
- a CDS encoding flagellar hook-basal body protein produces MLRTMVSATNTLSQLQHQLDTISTNIANSNTTGYKAQQANFTEMLYQQFNNDELDRTVRDTPVGIRYGAGAQIGLIQSNQTQGSLEVTNRDLDFALTTKNQYFNVLMQNGEGDVQTAYTRNGSFYVSQTEPGILSLVTSEGYQVANADGQPITFPDDVTGFTMDSDGSLVASYENGAPLKFQLGISELQKPNVMEKLQGGTYIGLPENLDALGFTQAQVLTDLQGANRQVGIQKGALEMSNVDVSKEMTNLIQAQRSYQFNTRAITIADQMLGLINGIR; encoded by the coding sequence ATGTTACGTACAATGGTGAGTGCGACAAATACATTATCTCAACTACAGCATCAATTAGACACAATCAGTACAAATATCGCAAACAGCAATACAACAGGCTATAAAGCACAGCAGGCAAATTTTACGGAAATGCTGTATCAGCAGTTCAATAATGATGAATTAGACCGCACTGTCCGCGATACACCCGTAGGTATCCGTTATGGTGCAGGTGCACAGATCGGATTAATCCAATCCAATCAGACACAGGGCTCACTGGAAGTAACTAACCGTGATCTGGACTTTGCCTTAACAACAAAGAACCAGTATTTTAACGTGTTAATGCAAAATGGGGAAGGCGACGTACAAACCGCCTACACTCGTAACGGCAGCTTTTATGTATCACAGACCGAACCAGGTATTCTTTCACTCGTAACTAGTGAGGGATATCAAGTGGCCAATGCAGATGGACAGCCAATCACATTCCCGGATGATGTAACAGGCTTTACGATGGATTCAGACGGTTCGTTAGTGGCAAGCTATGAAAATGGTGCACCGCTAAAATTCCAGTTGGGGATTTCTGAACTTCAAAAACCAAACGTAATGGAAAAACTGCAGGGCGGGACATATATCGGCTTACCGGAGAACCTGGATGCACTTGGTTTCACACAAGCGCAAGTACTGACAGATCTGCAAGGGGCCAATCGTCAAGTGGGCATTCAAAAAGGTGCACTTGAAATGTCGAATGTGGATGTATCAAAAGAGATGACAAATTTAATTCAAGCACAGCGTTCATATCAATTTAATACACGTGCGATTACAATTGCAGATCAAATGCTTGGGTTAATTAACGGTATTCGCTAA
- a CDS encoding DNA-directed RNA polymerase subunit beta has translation MTKELERQIEQKEPAAKKTRRSQKNVSEPPTDQTVGKVRLRLIPIWLRILIVILLFLVAVIVGLVVGYSVIGDGAASDVLKWETWQHLLDIINGKE, from the coding sequence ATGACGAAAGAGTTAGAGAGACAGATCGAACAAAAAGAGCCTGCAGCCAAAAAGACGAGACGCAGCCAAAAGAACGTTTCAGAGCCGCCAACGGATCAGACGGTTGGTAAGGTTCGGCTTCGACTGATTCCGATCTGGCTACGTATATTAATCGTAATTCTATTATTTTTAGTAGCGGTAATTGTAGGGCTGGTTGTTGGTTACAGCGTTATTGGAGACGGGGCAGCATCGGATGTTTTAAAGTGGGAAACATGGCAGCATCTTCTCGATATTATAAATGGTAAAGAGTAG
- the fabZ gene encoding 3-hydroxyacyl-ACP dehydratase FabZ produces MLNAEQIQNILPHRYPFLLVDRILEIEEGKRALGLKNVSINEEFFNGHFPGYPVMPGVLIVEALAQVGGVALLKASEYKGRLVFLTGIDNCRFKRQVVPGDQLKLEVEFLKLRGQMGKGRGIATVDGELVCECEILFAIGPEQPK; encoded by the coding sequence ATGTTAAACGCAGAGCAAATTCAAAATATATTACCACATCGCTATCCATTTCTATTAGTTGATCGCATTCTTGAAATCGAAGAAGGAAAGCGCGCACTTGGATTGAAAAATGTATCGATTAACGAAGAATTTTTTAATGGGCATTTTCCTGGCTATCCAGTAATGCCGGGTGTCCTGATTGTCGAGGCACTTGCGCAAGTAGGTGGTGTGGCATTATTAAAAGCATCTGAATACAAAGGACGTCTTGTATTTTTAACAGGGATTGATAATTGCCGTTTCAAGCGTCAAGTCGTACCGGGCGATCAATTGAAGCTTGAAGTGGAATTTTTGAAGTTGCGCGGGCAAATGGGGAAAGGCCGCGGTATTGCGACAGTGGACGGCGAGCTAGTTTGTGAATGCGAGATTTTATTTGCAATTGGACCTGAACAGCCAAAATAA
- a CDS encoding YwpF-like family protein produces the protein MKTFKMLAFDLLLDRGVKKIPLIDGIIINQENSHQTWVLELYTSAEYEDFFNEFIKAEKLLEARVIISLPDNEPAPFAVVVHSITKVDDKISVLIKGRLKSQRKKYAEQLLAQLLEEGLSNAELLAAFEKGMRDRKLLKEQ, from the coding sequence TTGAAAACCTTTAAAATGCTTGCTTTTGATTTATTACTTGATCGGGGAGTTAAAAAAATCCCCTTAATCGATGGCATTATTATTAATCAGGAAAATAGTCATCAAACATGGGTGCTAGAGCTTTATACATCCGCAGAATATGAAGATTTTTTCAATGAGTTCATTAAAGCTGAGAAACTACTCGAGGCCCGGGTCATCATATCATTGCCCGATAATGAACCTGCACCATTTGCCGTTGTCGTTCATTCTATTACAAAAGTAGACGATAAAATTTCAGTGCTCATTAAGGGAAGATTAAAATCGCAGCGAAAAAAATATGCTGAGCAATTGTTGGCCCAATTATTAGAGGAAGGTTTGAGCAATGCAGAGCTTCTTGCAGCATTCGAGAAAGGTATGCGAGACCGTAAACTGTTAAAAGAACAATAA
- a CDS encoding single-stranded DNA-binding protein, with amino-acid sequence MNHVGLVGRTTKDANIRQLSEGRIQTSFVLAVNRTFKNSEGTIDADFIQCSAWGKTAELIAKYCGKGSLIGIKGRLQSRTYTNRDNQKVYTMEVYVEDVRFYILKAPNKAELAATAPPISKDFVLPEHETEYVKQF; translated from the coding sequence ATGAATCATGTTGGGCTAGTGGGACGCACAACGAAAGATGCGAACATAAGACAACTATCAGAAGGACGCATACAAACGAGTTTTGTATTGGCGGTTAATCGCACATTTAAAAATAGTGAAGGAACAATTGATGCTGATTTTATACAATGCAGCGCATGGGGAAAAACGGCTGAATTGATTGCCAAATATTGCGGAAAAGGATCGCTGATTGGTATTAAAGGGCGACTGCAATCGAGAACATATACAAATCGTGACAATCAAAAAGTATATACGATGGAAGTTTATGTTGAAGATGTGAGATTTTATATATTAAAAGCCCCGAATAAAGCAGAATTAGCCGCAACGGCTCCTCCGATTTCCAAAGATTTTGTACTACCCGAACATGAAACTGAATATGTAAAACAATTCTAA
- a CDS encoding DEAD/DEAH box helicase → MRNETMHYLFQSKQPFLKVFRIQISPIRPGYFRLTAYTKDDLIIPTAGWVPTLFFKFERNFYGLHTSLEERDLIISASHLLDVLSPSYRHPLLDFVAFDEDTDIFFKTLQETLPLWNDETLWQQATVNEQGFSFSHDLLQFAVEQKLTDAGLSKEDTLALIPFFQNGGWPMQTSHIFDGVKMALRLSEPEENEDHWLLETVLISPTSAKHWTPATSKRKLPVAEALPKKWVNLADEIVQLQQQIVELIQLNAESSHFIHMTFNDLEVREFLRQELSKLQAIGFEVILPAWLKELKQSKMRVRVSANNQSTRSVAGLDDLLTFKWQFSMNGEEVSAEAFKKLVDEKREFVRIGTEWFRIDAEWLKEMRELMEQAQEENWTVRDLLFRELPETLTAPLEDNDEEDAERDDPLFAFEMQQSLQTYLEQLQNKKGLPKVTVPAKLHAELRPYQQEGFEWLVFMRDQKFGACLADDMGLGKTIQLITYILHTVNVLQIDKPTLIVCPTSVVGNWQKELTRFAPDLHVYTHYGPRRLKEEDLTNFVANQRPHVILSTYGTVTQDADVLQLIEWSTVALDEAQNIKNMQTLQSRAIRKLKGEHHIALTGTPVENRLSELWAIFDFIHKGYLGSIGKFSEQFILPIERNESEAHKRVLRTKIRPFLLRRSKRDPDLQLNLPDKQESHVFCALSTEQAALYEGYIQDTLATLEQLTGFEKKGRILKMLNKLKQLCNHPALYLKEPFDDAKMMINRSVKLKRIIEMTKEVIDSGEQCLIFTQYIGMGNLIQHCLSELYDVDAPFLTGSMPKHQRDRLVDGFQAGEFPVFLLSLKAGGTGLNLTAATHVLHADRWWNPAVENQATDRAYRIGQTRFVQVHKFVTIGTVEEKIDKMIALKSTLSEELIQSSKWLTELDDSELMDLLVLDTSQLK, encoded by the coding sequence ATGCGCAACGAAACAATGCATTATTTATTTCAATCAAAACAACCCTTTTTAAAGGTATTCCGTATACAAATATCTCCAATTCGTCCGGGTTATTTCCGGCTAACTGCCTATACAAAAGACGATTTAATTATACCGACTGCAGGTTGGGTACCGACTTTATTTTTTAAGTTTGAACGAAACTTTTATGGTTTACACACATCATTGGAAGAACGGGACCTGATCATTTCAGCTTCACATTTACTTGATGTGCTCTCACCTTCCTATCGCCATCCGCTTTTAGATTTTGTAGCGTTTGATGAAGATACAGATATTTTTTTCAAAACATTACAAGAAACTTTACCATTATGGAATGATGAGACTCTTTGGCAGCAAGCAACGGTTAACGAGCAAGGATTTTCCTTTTCTCATGACTTGCTGCAATTTGCGGTCGAACAAAAGCTTACAGATGCAGGTCTCTCTAAAGAGGATACGCTGGCCCTTATTCCATTTTTCCAAAATGGGGGCTGGCCGATGCAAACCTCACATATTTTTGATGGAGTCAAGATGGCGTTACGATTAAGTGAGCCAGAAGAAAATGAGGATCACTGGCTTTTAGAAACCGTACTTATCAGTCCAACATCTGCCAAGCATTGGACACCTGCTACATCTAAACGTAAACTTCCAGTCGCTGAAGCATTGCCTAAAAAATGGGTCAACCTGGCAGATGAAATTGTGCAGCTTCAACAGCAAATAGTGGAGTTAATTCAATTAAATGCAGAAAGCAGCCACTTTATTCATATGACCTTCAATGATTTAGAAGTTCGTGAATTTTTGCGTCAAGAGCTAAGCAAATTACAGGCAATTGGTTTTGAAGTCATTTTACCTGCATGGCTGAAAGAGTTAAAGCAGTCAAAAATGCGTGTACGTGTAAGTGCCAATAATCAATCTACACGCAGTGTCGCTGGGTTGGATGATCTTTTAACATTCAAATGGCAGTTTTCCATGAATGGAGAAGAAGTTTCAGCTGAAGCATTCAAAAAACTTGTCGATGAAAAACGCGAATTTGTTCGTATCGGTACAGAATGGTTTCGAATTGATGCCGAGTGGCTAAAAGAAATGCGTGAATTAATGGAACAAGCACAGGAAGAAAATTGGACAGTACGTGACTTATTATTCCGTGAGCTCCCTGAAACATTGACTGCTCCACTGGAAGACAATGACGAAGAGGATGCTGAACGTGATGATCCATTGTTTGCATTTGAAATGCAGCAATCTCTTCAAACTTATTTGGAACAGCTGCAAAATAAAAAAGGTTTACCGAAAGTAACTGTGCCAGCCAAGCTTCACGCTGAGTTACGCCCTTACCAGCAGGAAGGGTTCGAATGGCTTGTATTCATGCGTGATCAGAAATTTGGTGCATGTTTAGCAGATGATATGGGCCTCGGTAAAACCATTCAGCTCATAACGTATATATTGCATACAGTCAATGTGTTGCAAATCGATAAGCCGACATTAATTGTGTGTCCTACATCGGTTGTCGGCAACTGGCAAAAGGAGCTGACACGTTTTGCACCTGATTTACATGTCTATACACATTATGGCCCACGTCGTTTAAAAGAAGAAGATTTAACAAATTTTGTTGCAAACCAACGTCCTCATGTTATTTTATCGACATACGGAACAGTCACTCAGGATGCAGATGTATTACAGTTAATTGAATGGTCAACTGTAGCTTTAGATGAAGCTCAAAATATAAAAAACATGCAGACGCTGCAATCGCGCGCCATTCGAAAATTAAAAGGGGAGCATCATATTGCATTGACCGGCACCCCTGTTGAAAATCGACTTTCGGAACTATGGGCAATTTTTGATTTTATTCATAAAGGTTATTTAGGTAGCATTGGAAAGTTCTCTGAGCAATTTATACTACCGATTGAGCGCAATGAATCCGAAGCACATAAACGGGTACTGCGAACAAAAATCAGACCTTTTTTATTGCGTCGCTCCAAACGAGATCCGGATCTTCAATTAAACTTGCCGGATAAGCAAGAATCACATGTATTTTGTGCATTGTCTACAGAACAAGCTGCACTGTATGAAGGCTATATTCAGGATACACTCGCTACACTTGAACAGTTGACAGGTTTTGAAAAAAAAGGACGCATACTGAAAATGCTTAATAAATTAAAACAGTTATGTAACCACCCTGCTCTATACTTAAAGGAACCATTTGATGATGCGAAGATGATGATAAATCGTTCCGTAAAACTTAAACGAATTATCGAAATGACGAAGGAAGTCATTGATAGTGGTGAGCAATGCTTAATTTTCACGCAATACATTGGTATGGGTAACCTGATTCAACACTGTTTATCGGAACTTTATGATGTAGATGCCCCATTCTTAACCGGAAGTATGCCAAAGCATCAGCGTGATCGTTTAGTTGACGGGTTTCAGGCAGGAGAGTTCCCGGTATTTTTACTATCGTTAAAAGCTGGCGGAACTGGACTTAATCTAACAGCGGCAACACATGTTTTACATGCCGATCGATGGTGGAACCCTGCTGTAGAAAATCAGGCGACAGACCGTGCTTACCGTATCGGACAAACTCGATTTGTTCAAGTGCATAAGTTCGTGACAATTGGTACTGTTGAAGAAAAAATCGATAAAATGATTGCCTTGAAATCAACTCTATCCGAAGAGTTGATTCAGTCGAGTAAATGGCTGACAGAGCTCGATGATAGTGAACTAATGGACTTACTCGTTTTGGATACGAGCCAGTTGAAATAA
- a CDS encoding SWIM zinc finger family protein produces MSLTFSEIAHAHKDFIQHTLTSFEDQLHPSNEDDAELVTRAMFTVRNQAIKPPYYSKFGQFLVCQIQDATTAEISINFEQKTITCSCPNKAVCRHKLAVILKLSQYFISLQRWVSIWRSKKSTSLNSLATERSPENWQRMVDEVLQYAIKGTQPIEPYVLGTLQESIRQKVQRHRPYEQEWQDLFSLFVEVAIIKRFLLHAVKTKIDMKHHYSQIFLDNTLSRIQRSIDSLSKMTRLFATEPFFDALQQQVRDILLIEKGASTFRLNLYLQFWTKLFGENKRITTEMAILEQLENHESDIDLKVVHTIFYILMKKDTQLVAAVEEMHEQNIESYIEVSKFALQKGFIDEATLILKKALPLIQPVVQELLQPVQRQKFTRKLDQLYEQITLTEEEELMLYGSFGRYGLESFSNFLLRQQRYEQWVALHQLYSSSIPYLDQAGLKEVVAHAPETALPLYHFYAMEEIQQKSRQNYRQAVRIWRAMKTASKKAGKLDYFINYMEAVQQQYKRLRALQEEINKSNLLT; encoded by the coding sequence TTGAGTTTAACGTTTTCTGAAATTGCACATGCTCATAAAGATTTTATTCAACATACATTAACATCGTTTGAAGACCAGCTCCATCCCTCTAATGAGGATGATGCAGAGCTTGTGACCCGTGCCATGTTCACGGTACGAAACCAAGCAATTAAGCCGCCTTATTATTCGAAATTTGGCCAGTTTTTAGTTTGCCAAATTCAAGATGCAACTACGGCGGAAATATCTATTAATTTTGAACAAAAGACAATTACATGCAGCTGCCCAAATAAAGCTGTGTGCCGCCATAAGCTTGCCGTAATTTTAAAACTATCGCAATACTTTATTTCACTGCAGCGGTGGGTATCGATTTGGCGGTCAAAAAAATCGACTTCCCTGAATTCCTTGGCAACGGAGCGCAGTCCGGAAAACTGGCAAAGGATGGTCGATGAAGTGCTCCAGTATGCGATCAAAGGAACACAACCAATTGAACCGTATGTGCTTGGTACGCTACAGGAGAGCATACGTCAAAAAGTTCAGCGGCATCGTCCATATGAGCAAGAATGGCAAGATCTTTTTAGTTTGTTTGTGGAAGTGGCGATTATCAAACGTTTCTTACTACATGCTGTAAAAACAAAAATAGATATGAAGCATCATTATTCACAAATCTTTTTAGATAATACGTTGAGTCGAATTCAACGTTCGATTGATTCACTAAGTAAAATGACGCGACTGTTTGCAACCGAGCCTTTTTTTGATGCGCTCCAACAACAAGTTCGCGATATATTATTAATAGAAAAAGGTGCCAGCACTTTTCGATTAAACCTTTACTTACAATTTTGGACTAAGCTTTTCGGGGAAAATAAAAGGATAACAACGGAAATGGCCATACTAGAACAACTTGAAAACCATGAATCAGATATTGATTTAAAAGTTGTTCACACGATTTTCTATATATTAATGAAGAAAGATACTCAGTTAGTAGCTGCGGTCGAGGAAATGCATGAACAAAATATTGAAAGCTATATAGAAGTTAGCAAATTTGCATTACAAAAAGGTTTTATTGATGAAGCAACCCTTATTTTAAAAAAGGCCCTACCTCTTATACAGCCTGTTGTGCAAGAACTTCTTCAACCTGTACAGCGCCAAAAATTCACACGAAAGCTCGATCAATTGTATGAACAAATTACACTAACCGAGGAAGAAGAGTTGATGTTATATGGGTCATTTGGAAGATATGGTCTCGAATCATTTTCCAATTTTTTATTGCGCCAGCAACGATATGAGCAATGGGTTGCACTCCACCAACTTTATTCTTCATCCATTCCATATTTAGATCAAGCTGGCTTAAAAGAAGTGGTTGCCCATGCACCGGAGACCGCACTCCCTCTCTATCACTTCTACGCGATGGAAGAAATTCAGCAAAAATCGCGTCAAAACTATAGACAAGCAGTACGTATTTGGCGCGCCATGAAGACAGCTTCGAAAAAAGCAGGAAAGCTCGATTATTTTATAAATTATATGGAAGCTGTGCAGCAACAATACAAACGTTTGCGTGCATTACAAGAAGAAATCAATAAAAGTAACTTGCTTACTTAG
- a CDS encoding IDEAL domain-containing protein, producing MIQVEFMKPFYTKMTGTKLRLVFAYQYFSITKEEEVFHFIPIEGKEIIVDLNSMQVENLSEVFVFQRGNRFVRLPLYQLLLVSNVHEYLLPIIENVSDKVKPSQNELVQEVNEEVESIVRTLEEHNLSRLIDDALESRNEALFHDLMAEKAKLAGGYAS from the coding sequence ATGATCCAGGTTGAATTTATGAAACCCTTTTATACAAAAATGACAGGCACGAAATTACGATTAGTGTTTGCCTATCAATATTTTTCGATTACAAAAGAGGAGGAAGTATTTCACTTCATCCCGATTGAAGGTAAGGAAATAATTGTGGACTTAAATTCAATGCAAGTAGAAAACTTATCCGAAGTTTTTGTATTCCAACGAGGCAATCGCTTTGTCCGTCTCCCGCTTTATCAGCTCCTGCTTGTATCGAACGTCCATGAATATTTATTGCCAATCATTGAAAACGTTTCTGATAAAGTAAAACCTTCGCAAAATGAACTTGTGCAAGAAGTTAACGAAGAAGTAGAAAGCATTGTTCGTACGCTTGAAGAGCATAATTTATCCCGTTTAATCGATGATGCTCTCGAGTCGCGTAATGAAGCTTTATTCCATGATCTCATGGCAGAAAAGGCGAAATTAGCTGGAGGCTACGCATCGTGA